A section of the Alligator mississippiensis isolate rAllMis1 chromosome 8, rAllMis1, whole genome shotgun sequence genome encodes:
- the KCNE5 gene encoding potassium voltage-gated channel subfamily E regulatory beta subunit 5, whose translation MNCSEWRRLRALLEKLLRELPGAGNATGPGPGPGAGAGADASLYILLIMIFYGSLAGALILAYTRSRKLESKHDPFHVYIERDWGPRARPDGPDDAPGPEPGPGPGPGPGRPLP comes from the coding sequence ATGAACTGCAGCGAGTGGCGGCGGCTGCGGGCGCTGCTGGAGAAGCTGCTGCGGGAGCTGCCGGGCGCGGGCAACGCcacggggccggggccggggcccggggccggggcgggcgcgGACGCGTCTCTCTACATCTTGCTGATCATGATCTTCTACGGCAGCCTGGCGGGCGCGCTCATCCTGGCCTACACGCGCTCCCGCAAGCTCGAGTCCAAGCACGACCCCTTCCACGTCTACATCGAGCGCGACTGGGGCCCGCGCGCCCGCCCCGACGGCCCCGACGACGCGCCCGGCCccgagcccggccccggccccggccccggccccggccgcccgCTGCCCTGA